From Pseudorca crassidens isolate mPseCra1 chromosome 15, mPseCra1.hap1, whole genome shotgun sequence, one genomic window encodes:
- the CRLS1 gene encoding cardiolipin synthase (CMP-forming) isoform X2 — translation MLSMTRIGLAPVLGYLIIEEDFNIALGVFALAGLTDLLDGFIARNWANQKSALGSALDPLADKILISILYVSLTYADLIPVPLTYMIISRDVMLIAAVFYIRYRTLPTPRTLSKYFNPCYATARLKPTFISKVNTAVQLILVAASLAAPVFNYADSIYLQILWCLTAFTTAASAYSYYHYGRKTVQVIKGR, via the exons ATGTTGTCAATGACGAGAATTGGCTTGGCCCCAGTTTTGGGCTATTTGATTATTGAAGAAGATTTTAATATTGCACTAGGAGTTTTTGCTTTAGCTGGGCTAACTGATTTG TTGGATGGATTTATTGCTCGAAACTGGGCCAATCAAAAATCAGCTTTGGGAAGTGCTCTTGATCCACTTGCTGATAAAATACTTATCAGCATCTTATATGTTAGCTTGACCTATGCAGATCTTATTCCAG TTCCACTTACTTATATGATAATTTCAAGAGATGTAATGTTGATTGCTGCTGTTTTTTATATCAGATATCGAACTCTTCCAACACCG AGAACACTTTCTAAGTATTTCAATCCTTGTTATGCCACTGCTAGGTTAAAACCAACCTTCATCAGCAAG GTTAACACAGCAGTCCAGTTAATCTTGGTGGCAGCTTCTTTGGCAGCTCCGGTTTTCAATTATGCTGACAGCATTTATCTTCAGATCCTGTG GTGTCTTACAGCTTTTACCACAGCTGCATCAGCTTACAGTTATTATCATTATGGTCGGAAAACTGTTCAGGTGATAAAAGGCAGATGA
- the CRLS1 gene encoding cardiolipin synthase (CMP-forming) isoform X1, producing MLASRVARTSWGALRVAVWAPGARPGKGRARGALLPPVPCCLGCLAERWWLRPAALGLRLPGASPRAHCSGAGKAAPGPAVQEDAATEARGGRWGPASAASLYENPWTIPNMLSMTRIGLAPVLGYLIIEEDFNIALGVFALAGLTDLLDGFIARNWANQKSALGSALDPLADKILISILYVSLTYADLIPVPLTYMIISRDVMLIAAVFYIRYRTLPTPRTLSKYFNPCYATARLKPTFISKVNTAVQLILVAASLAAPVFNYADSIYLQILWCLTAFTTAASAYSYYHYGRKTVQVIKGR from the exons ATGCTGGCCTCGCGGGTGGCGCGCACCTCGTGGGGTGCCTTGCGCGTAGCCGTGTGGGCCCCGGGAGCGCGGCCGGGCAAGGGGCGCGCCCGCGGGGCCTTGCTGCCGCCAGTGCCATGCTGCCTGGGGTGCCTGGCGGAGCGCTGGTGGCTGCGCCCGGCTGCGCTCGGCCTGCGGCTGCCTGGGGCCAGCCCGCGGGCCCACTGCTCGGGCGCGGGGAAGGCAGCCCCCGGGCCCGCAGTGCAAGAGGACGCCGCCACCGAGGCCCGGGGCGGCCGGTGGGGCCCGGCGAGCGCCGCTAGCCTG TATGAAAACCCATGGACAATCCCAAATATGTTGTCAATGACGAGAATTGGCTTGGCCCCAGTTTTGGGCTATTTGATTATTGAAGAAGATTTTAATATTGCACTAGGAGTTTTTGCTTTAGCTGGGCTAACTGATTTG TTGGATGGATTTATTGCTCGAAACTGGGCCAATCAAAAATCAGCTTTGGGAAGTGCTCTTGATCCACTTGCTGATAAAATACTTATCAGCATCTTATATGTTAGCTTGACCTATGCAGATCTTATTCCAG TTCCACTTACTTATATGATAATTTCAAGAGATGTAATGTTGATTGCTGCTGTTTTTTATATCAGATATCGAACTCTTCCAACACCG AGAACACTTTCTAAGTATTTCAATCCTTGTTATGCCACTGCTAGGTTAAAACCAACCTTCATCAGCAAG GTTAACACAGCAGTCCAGTTAATCTTGGTGGCAGCTTCTTTGGCAGCTCCGGTTTTCAATTATGCTGACAGCATTTATCTTCAGATCCTGTG GTGTCTTACAGCTTTTACCACAGCTGCATCAGCTTACAGTTATTATCATTATGGTCGGAAAACTGTTCAGGTGATAAAAGGCAGATGA